In a genomic window of Xylophilus rhododendri:
- a CDS encoding cytochrome C assembly family protein, with amino-acid sequence MILASASGAGNAVLGLGLATAGAYAVPAVFARRITDGAGRTSLIVAWLLHAVVLGWTLLGEPARFGFGPALSVTAWLVLTVYAVESRMFPLLRARWALSGLGALAVLLALVFPGSPLHVEGSATLFALHLALGIASYGLFAAALVHAWLMTRAERQMRQAAEPQSGMPLLTLERLTLRFVTAGFVLLTATLLAGIFFGELIYGRAWRWDHKTIFSLLSWVTFLVLILGRARFGWRGRTALRWLYAGSALLLLAYVGSRFVLEVVLGRTPS; translated from the coding sequence ATGATTCTAGCGAGTGCGTCCGGGGCGGGAAATGCGGTACTGGGGCTGGGCCTGGCGACCGCCGGAGCCTACGCCGTGCCGGCCGTTTTCGCCCGCCGGATCACCGATGGCGCGGGGCGCACCTCACTGATCGTCGCCTGGCTGCTGCACGCCGTGGTGCTGGGCTGGACGCTGCTGGGCGAGCCGGCGCGTTTCGGCTTCGGGCCGGCGCTGTCGGTCACCGCCTGGCTGGTGCTGACGGTCTATGCGGTGGAGAGCCGCATGTTCCCGCTGCTGCGCGCACGCTGGGCGCTTTCCGGCCTGGGCGCGCTGGCCGTATTGCTGGCGCTGGTCTTTCCCGGCAGCCCGTTGCATGTGGAAGGCAGCGCAACGCTCTTCGCACTGCACCTGGCCCTGGGCATCGCTTCCTACGGCCTCTTCGCCGCCGCCCTGGTGCATGCCTGGCTGATGACCCGGGCCGAGCGCCAGATGCGCCAGGCCGCCGAACCGCAGAGCGGCATGCCGCTGCTGACGCTGGAGCGCCTGACCTTGCGTTTCGTCACCGCCGGCTTCGTGCTGCTGACCGCCACGCTGCTGGCCGGCATCTTCTTCGGCGAACTCATCTACGGCCGCGCCTGGCGCTGGGACCACAAGACCATCTTCTCGCTGCTGTCCTGGGTCACCTTCCTGGTGCTGATCCTCGGCCGGGCGCGTTTCGGCTGGCGCGGCCGCACCGCGCTGCGCTGGCTGTACGCCGGCTCGGCGCTGCTGCTGCTGGCCTACGTGGGCTCGCGCTTCGTGCTCGAAGTCGTGCTGGGGCGGACACCGTCATGA
- the ampD gene encoding 1,6-anhydro-N-acetylmuramyl-L-alanine amidase AmpD, with the protein MTRTEDDGGPAWRQGWLAAAAPCPSPNFGPRPPGAHVDLLVMHSISLPPGVYGGPEVFELFTNRLDWDRHPYFGTIRGMEVSSHFYIRRDGALWQFVSCDDRAWHAGRSHWRGRDNCNDDSIGIELEGLEGQLFEPAQYEALARLCQALCLHYPIAHVAGHSDIAPGRKFDPGAGFDWAWLQQRLRWPAERFPAVHRVHSPTSVSEKNFGSPD; encoded by the coding sequence GTGACGCGGACTGAAGACGACGGCGGGCCGGCCTGGCGGCAAGGCTGGCTGGCGGCCGCGGCGCCCTGCCCTTCGCCCAATTTCGGCCCGCGCCCGCCCGGCGCCCATGTCGACCTGCTGGTGATGCATTCCATCAGCCTGCCGCCCGGCGTCTATGGGGGCCCGGAAGTCTTCGAGCTGTTCACCAACCGGCTCGACTGGGACCGCCACCCCTATTTCGGCACGATCCGCGGCATGGAAGTTTCCAGCCACTTCTATATCCGGCGTGACGGCGCCCTGTGGCAGTTCGTCAGCTGCGACGATCGCGCCTGGCATGCCGGCCGCTCGCACTGGCGCGGTCGCGACAACTGCAACGACGACTCGATCGGCATCGAACTCGAAGGCCTGGAAGGCCAGCTTTTCGAGCCGGCCCAGTACGAGGCCCTGGCACGGCTGTGCCAGGCGCTCTGCTTGCATTACCCGATCGCCCATGTCGCCGGCCATTCGGACATCGCGCCGGGCCGCAAGTTCGATCCCGGCGCGGGTTTCGACTGGGCGTGGCTGCAGCAGCGGCTCCGTTGGCCAGCGGAACGTTTTCCGGCGGTCCATCGTGTCCACTCACCAACTTCGGTTTCGGAAAAAAATTTCGGATCTCCGGATTGA
- a CDS encoding sigma-54-dependent transcriptional regulator: protein MTATTRNAANADTTILVIDDEPDLRTLYELTLLREGYRVASAGTLAEALDLLQLRRYGAVISDMRLPDGSGLDILQLLRSTARPERCVVMTAYGSAENAVEALKAGAFDYLTKPVDLRQFRTVVAAAVQTGAGTAAPAPLAGAAAAPAPTPSPSAKGSPEGPAPAALSRMVGDSPAMQSVRQRISKVARTMAPVLIRGESGTGKELVARALHASSHRAAGPMVAVNCGAIPENLLESEFFGARKGAFTGASADREGYVQAARGGTLFLDEIGDLPLAMQSKLLRAIQERCVRPVGSAQEEMIDVRIVSATHKDLAADVRAGTFRQDLYYRLNVIEIVVPPLRERREDLPQLCTALLERISRESGLPTPQLSAQALERLRGLPLPGNVRELENLLHRAVALSEDNTLELDATEDDGYEPTEAELGTMAAATTPAADAPVPMPDDLQAYLDAREREILVKALAENRFNRTAAAAQLGISLRQIRYRIARLGIAGPRGVPDGDGGDAD from the coding sequence GTGACCGCCACCACGCGCAACGCGGCCAATGCCGACACCACCATCCTCGTCATCGACGACGAGCCCGACCTGCGCACCCTCTACGAGCTGACGCTGCTGCGCGAGGGCTATCGCGTGGCCTCCGCCGGCACCCTGGCCGAAGCGCTGGACCTGCTGCAGCTGCGCCGCTACGGCGCCGTCATCAGCGACATGCGCCTGCCCGACGGCTCGGGCCTGGACATCCTGCAGCTGCTGCGCTCGACCGCGCGGCCCGAACGCTGCGTGGTCATGACCGCCTACGGCTCGGCCGAGAACGCGGTCGAGGCCCTGAAGGCCGGCGCCTTCGACTACCTCACCAAGCCGGTGGACCTGCGGCAGTTCCGCACCGTCGTGGCGGCCGCCGTGCAGACCGGCGCCGGCACGGCCGCTCCCGCGCCGCTTGCCGGCGCGGCCGCCGCACCCGCGCCGACCCCGTCACCCAGCGCCAAGGGCAGCCCGGAAGGCCCGGCCCCAGCCGCGCTCAGCCGCATGGTCGGCGACTCGCCCGCCATGCAGTCGGTGCGCCAGCGCATCTCCAAGGTGGCGCGCACCATGGCGCCGGTGCTGATCCGCGGCGAATCCGGCACCGGCAAGGAACTCGTGGCCCGCGCCCTGCATGCCAGCAGCCACCGCGCCGCCGGCCCGATGGTGGCGGTGAACTGCGGCGCCATTCCGGAGAACCTGCTGGAGAGCGAATTCTTCGGCGCACGCAAGGGCGCCTTCACCGGCGCCTCGGCCGACCGCGAAGGCTATGTGCAGGCCGCGCGCGGCGGCACGCTGTTCCTCGACGAGATCGGCGACCTGCCGCTGGCCATGCAGTCCAAGCTGCTGCGCGCCATCCAGGAGCGCTGCGTGCGGCCGGTCGGCTCGGCGCAGGAAGAGATGATCGACGTGCGCATCGTCAGCGCCACCCACAAGGACCTGGCCGCCGACGTGCGCGCCGGCACCTTCCGCCAGGACCTGTATTACCGGCTCAACGTCATCGAGATCGTCGTGCCGCCCCTGCGCGAGCGGCGCGAGGACCTGCCCCAGCTCTGCACCGCCCTGCTCGAACGCATCTCCCGCGAATCCGGCCTGCCGACCCCGCAGCTTTCTGCCCAGGCCCTGGAGCGCCTGCGCGGCCTGCCCCTGCCCGGCAATGTGCGCGAGCTGGAAAACCTGCTGCACCGCGCCGTCGCCCTGAGCGAGGACAACACCCTGGAACTCGACGCCACCGAGGACGACGGCTACGAACCCACGGAGGCCGAATTGGGCACCATGGCCGCGGCCACCACGCCCGCCGCCGACGCGCCGGTGCCCATGCCCGACGACCTGCAGGCCTACCTGGATGCCCGCGAGCGCGAGATCCTGGTCAAGGCGCTCGCCGAAAACCGCTTCAACCGCACCGCGGCCGCCGCTCAGCTGGGCATCAGCCTGCGCCAGATCCGCTACCGCATCGCACGCCTGGGCATCGCCGGGCCGCGCGGCGTCCCTGACGGCGACGGCGGTGACGCGGACTGA
- a CDS encoding PP0621 family protein yields MKLLMVLAAVALLVWLLRGDRRKAVQKQTASRQPRGPEAMVQCAACGLHLPATDALPGPGEKMYCCAEHRRASD; encoded by the coding sequence ATGAAGCTGCTGATGGTGCTGGCCGCCGTGGCCCTGCTGGTCTGGCTGCTGCGCGGCGACCGGCGCAAGGCGGTGCAGAAGCAGACCGCGAGCCGCCAGCCGCGCGGCCCCGAGGCGATGGTGCAATGCGCCGCCTGCGGCCTGCACCTGCCCGCCACCGACGCATTGCCCGGGCCGGGCGAGAAGATGTACTGTTGCGCCGAGCATCGCCGCGCATCCGACTAG
- a CDS encoding ribonucleoside-diphosphate reductase subunit alpha, giving the protein MSIATSTPSPTAGAPFQAPAASDTTSGTPSFGALSHYQIIRRNGAVVPFEPQKIAVAMMKAFLAVHGTGGAASASVRETVDVLTQNVARALVRSRPGGGTFHIEDVQDQVELGLMRGSHHEVARAYVLYRERRTQERARQIEEATPAHPVLHVTDNGQRVALNLNNLQALIASACERLGADVKADPIVAETMRNLYDGVPIDEVFKAAILAARTLIEKDPDYTYVTARLLLHTIAREVFGRETAPAEMGAAYIEYFPQFIQKGIDNELLDARLGEYDLPRLAKALKAERDQQFDYLGLQTLYDRYFQHVKKTRIEMPQSFFMRVAMGLALGEQDREARAIEFYEVLSSFDFMSSTPTLFNSGTLRSQLSSCYLTTVPDDLDGIYESIKENALLSKFAGGLGNDWTRVRALGSHIKGTNGESQGVVPFLKVVNDTAVAVNQGGKRKGAVCTYLETWHLDIEEFLELRKNTGDDRRRTHDMNTANWIPDLFMRRVMEKGDWTLFSPSNVPDLHDLFGDDFERAYVAYEAKAKAGDIKPSRTIPANDLWRKMLSMLFETGHPWITFKDACNVRSPQQHVGVVHSSNLCTEITLNTSDTETAVCNLGSVNLSHHLKDGGVDHEKLKKTISTAMRMLDNVIDINYYAVEKARASNMRHRPVGLGLMAFQDSLYQLRIPYASQQAVEFADKSMEAICYYAYWASTELARERGRYSSYEGSLWSKGVLPLDSLDLLAKARGGYVEVDRSVSMDWDALRRKIAADGMRNSNCVAIAPTATISNIVGVDASIEPCFGNLSVKSNLSGEFTVINAYLVRDLKRLNLWDDVMVMDLKHFDGSLRPIDRVPGEIKALYATAFEVETTWLVEAAARRQKWIDQAQSLNIYMAGASGKKLDDTYKLAWTRGLKTTYYLRTISATHAEKSTVHSGRLNAVSSSQAAAPSALEAAAAQARAQAEAEAAAVPATDIKFCAIDDPGCEACQ; this is encoded by the coding sequence ATGTCCATCGCCACCAGCACGCCGAGCCCGACCGCCGGCGCCCCCTTCCAGGCCCCCGCAGCTTCGGATACCACCAGCGGCACGCCTTCGTTCGGCGCGCTGTCGCACTACCAGATCATCCGCCGCAACGGCGCGGTGGTGCCCTTCGAGCCGCAGAAGATCGCCGTGGCGATGATGAAGGCCTTCCTGGCGGTGCACGGCACCGGCGGCGCGGCTTCGGCCAGCGTGCGCGAGACGGTCGATGTGCTGACCCAGAACGTGGCCCGCGCCCTGGTGCGTTCGCGCCCGGGCGGCGGCACCTTCCACATCGAGGACGTGCAGGACCAGGTCGAACTCGGCCTGATGCGCGGCAGCCACCACGAAGTCGCCCGCGCCTATGTGCTCTACCGCGAACGCCGCACCCAGGAGCGCGCCCGCCAGATCGAGGAAGCCACGCCCGCGCACCCGGTGCTGCATGTCACCGACAACGGCCAGCGTGTCGCCCTCAACCTGAACAACCTGCAGGCCCTGATCGCCTCGGCCTGCGAGCGCCTGGGCGCCGACGTCAAGGCCGACCCGATCGTCGCCGAGACCATGCGCAACCTCTACGACGGCGTGCCGATCGACGAGGTCTTCAAGGCCGCCATCCTGGCCGCCCGCACCCTGATCGAGAAGGACCCTGACTACACCTACGTCACGGCCCGCCTGCTGCTGCACACCATCGCCCGCGAAGTCTTCGGCCGCGAAACCGCGCCCGCCGAAATGGGTGCCGCCTACATCGAGTACTTCCCCCAGTTCATCCAGAAGGGCATCGATAACGAGCTGCTGGATGCACGCCTGGGCGAATACGATCTGCCCCGCCTGGCCAAGGCCCTGAAGGCCGAACGCGACCAGCAGTTCGACTACCTCGGCCTGCAGACCCTGTACGACCGCTACTTCCAGCACGTGAAGAAGACGCGCATCGAAATGCCGCAGTCCTTCTTCATGCGTGTGGCCATGGGCCTGGCGCTGGGCGAGCAGGACCGCGAGGCGCGCGCCATCGAGTTCTACGAGGTGCTGTCGTCCTTCGACTTCATGTCGTCGACCCCCACGCTGTTCAACAGCGGCACGCTGCGTTCGCAGCTCTCGTCCTGCTACCTGACGACCGTGCCCGACGACTTGGACGGCATCTACGAATCCATCAAGGAAAACGCGCTGCTGTCGAAATTCGCCGGCGGCCTGGGCAACGACTGGACCCGCGTGCGTGCGCTCGGCTCCCACATCAAGGGCACCAACGGCGAATCGCAGGGCGTCGTGCCCTTCCTGAAGGTGGTCAACGACACCGCCGTGGCGGTCAACCAGGGCGGCAAGCGCAAGGGCGCCGTCTGCACCTACCTGGAAACCTGGCACCTCGACATCGAGGAGTTCCTGGAGCTGCGCAAGAACACCGGCGACGACCGCCGCCGCACCCACGACATGAACACCGCGAACTGGATCCCCGACCTGTTCATGCGCCGTGTCATGGAAAAGGGCGACTGGACCCTGTTCTCGCCCTCCAACGTTCCCGACCTGCACGACCTCTTCGGCGACGACTTCGAACGCGCCTACGTGGCCTACGAAGCCAAGGCCAAGGCCGGCGATATCAAGCCCTCGCGCACCATCCCCGCCAACGACCTGTGGCGCAAGATGCTGAGCATGCTGTTCGAGACCGGCCATCCCTGGATCACCTTCAAGGACGCCTGCAACGTGCGCTCGCCGCAGCAGCATGTGGGCGTGGTGCACTCGTCCAACCTCTGCACCGAGATCACGCTCAACACCAGCGACACCGAAACGGCCGTCTGCAACCTGGGCTCGGTCAACCTGTCGCACCACCTGAAGGACGGCGGCGTCGACCACGAGAAGCTCAAGAAGACGATCTCGACCGCGATGCGCATGCTCGACAACGTGATCGACATCAACTACTACGCCGTCGAGAAGGCCCGCGCCTCCAACATGCGCCACCGCCCGGTGGGCCTGGGCCTGATGGCCTTCCAGGACAGCCTCTACCAGCTGCGCATCCCCTACGCCTCGCAGCAGGCCGTGGAGTTCGCCGACAAGTCGATGGAAGCCATCTGCTACTACGCCTACTGGGCCTCCACCGAGCTGGCCAGGGAACGCGGCCGCTACAGCAGCTACGAAGGTTCGCTGTGGTCCAAGGGCGTGCTGCCGCTGGACTCGCTGGACCTGCTGGCCAAGGCCCGCGGCGGCTATGTGGAAGTCGACCGCTCCGTGTCCATGGACTGGGACGCGCTGCGCAGGAAGATCGCCGCCGACGGCATGCGCAACTCCAACTGCGTGGCCATCGCGCCGACCGCGACCATCTCCAACATCGTCGGCGTGGATGCATCCATCGAGCCCTGCTTCGGCAACCTCTCGGTCAAGTCCAACCTGTCGGGCGAATTCACCGTCATCAACGCCTACCTGGTGCGTGACCTCAAGCGCCTGAACCTGTGGGACGACGTGATGGTGATGGACCTGAAGCACTTCGACGGTTCGCTGCGCCCCATCGACCGCGTGCCGGGCGAGATCAAGGCCCTCTACGCCACCGCCTTCGAAGTCGAGACCACCTGGCTGGTGGAAGCCGCGGCACGTCGCCAGAAGTGGATCGACCAGGCCCAGTCGCTCAACATCTACATGGCCGGCGCATCGGGCAAGAAGCTCGACGACACCTACAAGCTGGCCTGGACCCGCGGCCTGAAGACGACCTACTACCTGCGCACCATCAGTGCCACGCACGCCGAGAAGTCGACCGTGCATTCGGGCCGCCTCAATGCCGTGTCCTCGTCGCAGGCCGCAGCGCCTTCGGCACTGGAAGCAGCAGCCGCGCAGGCCCGTGCACAAGCCGAGGCGGAGGCTGCCGCCGTACCGGCCACGGACATCAAGTTCTGCGCCATCGACGACCCGGGCTGCGAGGCCTGCCAGTAA
- a CDS encoding ribonucleotide-diphosphate reductase subunit beta — protein sequence MLSWDEEVKPTTPSATHGDMPAAPVQTQPQTQPQPALAVAADAPLQAKAAPVIAPVSHSRVNAADKRIINAKTDVNQLVPFKYKWAWEKYLATCANHWMPQEVNMTRDIALWKDPNGLTEDERRIVKRNLGFFVTADSLAANNIVLGTYRHITAPECRQFLLRQAFEEAIHTHAYQYIVESLGLDEAEIFNAYNEVASIREKDQFLIPFIEAISDPHFHTGTFETDQTLLKSLIVFACLMEGLFFYVGFTQILALGRQNKMTGAAEQYQYILRDESMHCNFGIDLINQLKLENPQLWTNEFKAEIKDLFQKAVELEYKYAEDTMPRGVLGMNASMFKGYLRYIANRRATQIGLEQLFPNEENPFPWMSEMIDLKKERNFFETRVIEYQSGGALSWD from the coding sequence ATGCTGTCCTGGGACGAAGAAGTCAAGCCCACAACGCCGTCTGCAACGCACGGCGACATGCCTGCTGCGCCGGTGCAAACGCAGCCTCAAACCCAGCCCCAACCGGCCCTCGCAGTTGCGGCCGATGCACCCCTCCAGGCCAAGGCCGCACCCGTCATCGCACCGGTCAGCCACAGCCGCGTGAATGCCGCCGACAAGCGCATCATCAACGCCAAGACCGACGTCAACCAGCTCGTCCCCTTCAAGTACAAGTGGGCCTGGGAAAAGTACCTGGCCACCTGCGCCAACCACTGGATGCCGCAGGAGGTCAACATGACCCGCGACATCGCGCTGTGGAAGGACCCCAACGGCCTGACCGAGGACGAGCGCCGCATCGTCAAGCGCAACCTCGGCTTCTTCGTGACCGCCGACTCGCTGGCCGCCAACAACATCGTGCTGGGCACCTACCGCCACATCACCGCGCCCGAGTGCCGCCAGTTCCTGCTGCGCCAGGCCTTCGAGGAAGCGATCCACACGCACGCCTACCAGTACATCGTGGAGTCGCTGGGCCTGGACGAGGCCGAGATCTTCAACGCCTACAACGAAGTGGCCTCGATCCGCGAGAAGGACCAGTTCCTGATCCCCTTCATCGAGGCCATCAGCGACCCGCATTTCCACACCGGCACCTTCGAGACCGACCAGACCCTGCTGAAGTCGCTCATCGTCTTCGCCTGCCTGATGGAAGGCCTGTTCTTCTACGTCGGCTTCACCCAGATCCTGGCGCTGGGCCGGCAGAACAAGATGACCGGAGCTGCCGAGCAGTACCAGTACATCCTGCGCGACGAGTCGATGCACTGCAACTTCGGCATCGACCTGATCAACCAGTTGAAGCTCGAGAACCCGCAGCTCTGGACCAACGAGTTCAAGGCCGAGATCAAGGACCTGTTCCAGAAGGCCGTCGAGCTCGAATACAAGTACGCCGAAGACACCATGCCGCGTGGTGTGCTGGGCATGAACGCATCGATGTTCAAGGGCTACCTGCGCTACATCGCGAACCGCCGCGCCACGCAGATCGGCCTCGAACAGCTGTTCCCCAACGAGGAAAACCCGTTCCCCTGGATGAGCGAGATGATCGACCTGAAGAAGGAACGCAACTTCTTCGAGACGCGTGTCATCGAGTACCAGTCCGGCGGCGCCCTTTCCTGGGACTAG
- the ffh gene encoding signal recognition particle protein encodes MASALTEKLSRLVKEMRGQARITESNVQDMLREVRMALLEADVALPVVRDFIARVKEKALGADVLGSLKPGQALVGIVNRELAATMGEGVSDLNLAAQPPAVILMAGLQGAGKTTTTAKLAKHLIEKRKKKVLTVSGDVYRPAAIEQLKTVTAQAGAEWFPSTADQKPLDIARAAIDYARRHYFDVLLVDTAGRLAIDEALMREIKELHAELNPVETLFVVDAMQGQDAINTARAFKEALPLTGIVLTKLDGDSRGGAALSVRQITGAPIKFAGVSEKIDGLEVFDAERHAGRVLGMGDIVALVEQVTAGVDIEAAQKLAAKVKSGDGFDLEDFLGQLRQMKQMGGLGSLMEKMPTELTAKAGQVDMDKAEREVRRKEGIICAMTPLERRKPDLIKATRKRRIAAGAGVQVQDVNRLLNEFGQMQTMMKKMKGGGLMKMMKRMGGMKGMGGMPGLGGGKRPF; translated from the coding sequence ATGGCTTCCGCACTCACCGAAAAGCTCTCCCGCCTCGTCAAGGAAATGCGCGGCCAGGCGCGCATCACCGAATCCAACGTCCAGGACATGCTGCGCGAGGTGCGCATGGCCCTGCTCGAAGCCGACGTCGCCCTGCCCGTGGTGCGCGACTTCATCGCCCGGGTCAAGGAAAAGGCGCTGGGCGCCGACGTGCTCGGCTCGCTCAAGCCCGGCCAGGCCCTGGTCGGCATCGTCAACCGCGAACTGGCCGCCACCATGGGTGAGGGCGTGTCCGACCTCAACCTGGCCGCCCAGCCGCCGGCGGTGATCCTGATGGCCGGCCTGCAGGGCGCGGGCAAGACCACCACCACCGCCAAGCTGGCCAAGCATCTGATCGAGAAGCGCAAGAAGAAGGTGCTGACGGTGTCCGGCGACGTCTACCGTCCCGCCGCCATCGAGCAGCTCAAGACGGTGACCGCCCAGGCCGGCGCCGAATGGTTCCCCAGCACCGCCGACCAGAAGCCGCTGGACATCGCCCGCGCCGCCATCGACTACGCCCGCCGCCACTATTTCGACGTGCTGCTGGTCGACACCGCCGGCCGCCTGGCGATCGACGAAGCGCTGATGCGCGAGATCAAGGAACTGCATGCCGAGCTGAACCCGGTCGAGACCCTGTTCGTGGTCGATGCGATGCAGGGCCAGGATGCGATCAACACCGCGCGTGCCTTCAAGGAAGCGCTGCCGCTCACCGGCATCGTGCTGACCAAGCTCGATGGCGACTCGCGCGGCGGCGCCGCGCTGTCGGTGCGACAGATCACCGGCGCGCCGATCAAGTTCGCCGGTGTCTCCGAGAAGATCGACGGCCTGGAGGTGTTCGACGCCGAACGCCATGCCGGCCGGGTGCTGGGCATGGGCGACATCGTGGCCCTGGTCGAGCAGGTCACCGCCGGTGTCGACATCGAGGCCGCGCAGAAACTGGCCGCCAAGGTCAAGAGCGGCGACGGCTTCGACCTGGAAGACTTTCTCGGCCAGCTGCGCCAGATGAAGCAGATGGGCGGCCTGGGCAGCCTGATGGAGAAGATGCCCACCGAACTCACCGCCAAGGCCGGCCAGGTCGACATGGACAAGGCCGAGCGCGAGGTGCGCCGCAAGGAAGGCATCATCTGCGCGATGACGCCGCTGGAGCGCCGCAAGCCCGATCTGATCAAGGCCACACGCAAACGCCGCATCGCCGCCGGTGCCGGGGTTCAGGTGCAGGACGTCAACCGCCTGCTCAATGAATTCGGCCAGATGCAGACCATGATGAAGAAGATGAAGGGCGGCGGCCTGATGAAGATGATGAAACGCATGGGCGGCATGAAGGGCATGGGCGGCATGCCCGGCCTGGGCGGCGGCAAGCGCCCCTTCTGA
- a CDS encoding sensor histidine kinase: protein MSDLPPPWYEPSERAGLRIWHGFATARVMVALAVLLLQLLVHLMGQDLHPTFIALCVVYLGATLFVRIAMHPRSSETPLSRLWVPTIGTDLIAFSAMQMLQPGGMNYTPLLGLPVLMAAVLGTRRTALATTAAVTLLLLAEVCVSWLRSNNPLAAQFAQAGLTGTGYFLVTFLVHPVAARLAREENLAREGQQSALVQAQVNEVVIASLGDGVLVLDDHDNVRAANPAARVLLDQAVKVALPFSLAGSPAWRPLVELARRTFAQGAGGDALTADVALEYEGSGPRRLHLRARLTPPRDFSATQLCVMFLEDQRESEARLRTEKLAAMGRMSAAVAHEIRNPLAAIVQANQLLDEELTDPSQKRLAQMVRQNAQRLARITEEVLDVSRAQQQFHFDAATIALDDTAGAVCLDWHVQAGKGCSLQFVPGAPRLSVEFDGDHLRRILINLLDNALRYISSHDDALQVRTWTTPSQALLEVWSDGAPLEPTVAERLFEPFFSSDSRSSGLGLYICRELCDRHGAAIGYRRIERPTSRGMLAGNAFTLAFRPFAVTPATLPFDTIAP, encoded by the coding sequence ATGTCCGACCTGCCGCCGCCCTGGTACGAGCCGTCCGAGCGGGCGGGGCTGCGCATCTGGCACGGTTTCGCCACCGCGCGGGTGATGGTGGCGCTGGCGGTGCTGCTGCTGCAGCTGCTGGTGCACCTGATGGGGCAGGACCTGCACCCGACCTTCATCGCCCTGTGCGTGGTCTATCTCGGTGCGACGCTGTTCGTGCGCATCGCCATGCATCCCCGCTCCAGCGAGACACCGCTGTCGCGCCTGTGGGTGCCCACCATCGGCACCGACCTGATCGCCTTCTCCGCCATGCAGATGCTGCAGCCCGGCGGCATGAACTACACGCCCCTGCTGGGCCTGCCGGTGCTGATGGCGGCGGTGCTGGGCACGCGGCGCACCGCGCTGGCCACCACGGCGGCGGTCACGCTGCTGCTGCTGGCCGAGGTCTGCGTCAGCTGGCTGCGCAGCAACAATCCGCTGGCCGCCCAGTTCGCCCAGGCGGGGCTGACCGGCACCGGCTATTTCCTGGTCACCTTCCTGGTCCATCCGGTGGCGGCGCGGCTGGCACGCGAGGAGAACCTGGCGCGCGAGGGCCAGCAGTCGGCCCTGGTGCAGGCCCAGGTCAACGAGGTGGTGATCGCATCGCTCGGCGACGGCGTGCTGGTGCTGGACGACCACGACAACGTGCGCGCCGCCAACCCCGCCGCCCGCGTGCTGCTGGACCAGGCGGTGAAGGTGGCCCTGCCCTTCTCGCTGGCCGGCTCGCCGGCCTGGCGCCCGCTGGTGGAGCTGGCGCGCCGCACCTTCGCCCAGGGGGCGGGCGGCGATGCGCTCACCGCCGACGTGGCCCTCGAATACGAAGGCAGCGGCCCGCGCCGCCTGCACCTGCGCGCCCGCCTGACGCCGCCGCGCGATTTCAGCGCCACCCAGCTCTGCGTGATGTTCCTGGAGGACCAGCGCGAGTCCGAGGCCCGCCTGCGCACCGAGAAGCTGGCCGCCATGGGCCGCATGTCGGCCGCCGTGGCGCACGAGATCCGCAACCCGCTGGCCGCCATCGTGCAGGCCAACCAGCTGCTCGACGAGGAGTTGACCGATCCCTCGCAGAAACGCCTGGCGCAGATGGTGCGGCAGAACGCCCAGCGCCTGGCACGCATCACCGAGGAAGTGCTGGACGTCTCCCGCGCCCAGCAGCAGTTCCACTTCGACGCCGCCACCATCGCGCTGGACGACACCGCAGGAGCCGTCTGCCTGGACTGGCACGTGCAGGCCGGCAAGGGCTGCAGCCTGCAGTTCGTGCCCGGCGCGCCGCGCCTGTCGGTGGAATTCGACGGCGACCACCTGCGCCGCATCCTGATCAACCTGCTCGACAACGCCCTGCGCTACATCAGCAGCCACGACGACGCCCTGCAGGTGCGCACCTGGACGACACCCAGCCAGGCCTTGCTGGAAGTCTGGAGCGACGGCGCGCCGCTGGAGCCCACCGTGGCCGAACGCCTGTTCGAGCCCTTCTTCTCATCGGACAGCCGCTCCAGCGGACTGGGCCTCTATATCTGCCGCGAACTCTGCGACCGGCACGGCGCGGCCATCGGCTACCGCCGCATCGAGCGGCCCACCAGCCGCGGCATGCTGGCCGGCAACGCGTTTACCCTGGCGTTCCGGCCCTTCGCGGTTACGCCGGCGACCTTGCCATTTGACACAATAGCCCCGTGA